A single genomic interval of Candidatus Methylomirabilota bacterium harbors:
- a CDS encoding c-type cytochrome — translation MRVPVGVKVGAVGLLVMGSYAAFSNSIPQIESRPPQELKLEGGNVTPAQLVKAGQEIYKTKGTCEVCHRIGQKGTRAPDLAGIGSRAARAKPGASAKQYIIESLLNPGAVVVEGYPPIMPAVDKPPIALNRSEVWALTAFLQSLGGTVDVALNDIPETVGAGGTAGAAPEVKIPGDPKAGKAVFMGKGGCLACHKAGDVPGTPVGPDLSQIARIQTPDYIMRKILDPRGMGTVSGFPPGVMPPTFGQTLTAKEYTDLVAFLLTLK, via the coding sequence ATGCGGGTCCCGGTCGGCGTCAAGGTGGGAGCGGTCGGGCTGCTGGTCATGGGCTCGTACGCGGCCTTCAGCAATTCGATCCCCCAGATCGAATCCCGGCCGCCCCAGGAGCTGAAGCTGGAGGGGGGCAACGTCACCCCGGCCCAGCTCGTCAAGGCCGGGCAGGAGATCTACAAGACCAAGGGCACCTGCGAGGTCTGTCACCGCATCGGCCAGAAGGGGACCCGAGCGCCCGACCTGGCCGGTATCGGGTCGCGGGCCGCCCGAGCCAAGCCGGGCGCGAGCGCCAAGCAGTACATCATCGAGTCCCTGCTGAACCCCGGCGCCGTCGTGGTCGAGGGGTACCCGCCCATCATGCCCGCAGTTGATAAGCCTCCCATCGCCCTGAACCGCTCGGAGGTGTGGGCGCTGACGGCGTTTCTGCAGTCGTTGGGCGGGACCGTCGATGTCGCGCTCAACGACATTCCCGAAACCGTCGGCGCCGGCGGCACGGCCGGTGCGGCGCCCGAGGTGAAGATTCCCGGTGACCCCAAGGCCGGCAAAGCCGTCTTCATGGGCAAGGGCGGCTGTCTGGCCTGCCACAAGGCCGGCGACGTCCCGGGCACTCCGGTCGGGCCCGATCTGTCCCAGATCGCGCGGATCCAGACCCCCGACTACATCATGCGCAAGATCCTGGATCCCCGCGGCATGGGCACGGTGTCCGGCTTTCCGCCCGGGGTCATGCCGCCGACCTTCGGGCAGACGCTGACGGCAAAGGAGTACACGGACCTCGTGGCGTTCCTGCTCACGCTCAAATGA
- the ftsH gene encoding ATP-dependent zinc metalloprotease FtsH translates to MKPRLSQRLQFSLVYLLVGVLVLSLLQSWLLAPRTVELSMSKFLELLRQGQIERVALTETEIRGVARPGALPAPEAAPASDRLRQLLGSDEEPRVFTVTRIPGVDDQWLLRELEQHKVEFAGRIETTFWRDLLFGWIIPLAIMVGIWIFLMRRVGGGPTQALSFGRSKHKIYDRKELKTTFHDVAGVDEAKAELVEIVDFLKNPKKYQRLGGRIPKGVLLVGPPGTGKTLLARAVAGEADVPFFTLSGSEFVEMFVGVGASRVRDLFEQAKDKAPCIVFIDELDAIGKSRAGSTGFVGGHDEREQTLNQLLAEMDGFDSSKGVIIMAATNRPEVLDQALLRPGRFDRQIVVDKPDVRGREAILRLHARAVVLGPDVNLAVIAARTPGFAGADLANIVNEAALLAARKDKAAVEMADFEEAIDRVVAGLEKKSRVLSDKERDIVAHHEMGHALVAVSVAHADPVHKITIIPRGIAALGMTYQLPTEDRFLLTRSELEDRIAVLLGGRVAEELVYGEVSTGAHNDLERATDLARLMVMKYGMSERVGLVTFGERTPLFLKGTGMPWAGERDWSEDTARIIDAEVREILDRTHDRVRGILTTKKAILVAAATELKRVETLEGERLRRVLAGEKLEEGRA, encoded by the coding sequence ATGAAGCCGCGTCTATCCCAGCGTCTGCAGTTTTCCCTCGTCTATCTGCTCGTCGGCGTCCTGGTCCTTTCCTTGCTGCAGTCGTGGCTGCTCGCCCCCCGGACGGTAGAGCTGTCGATGTCGAAGTTCCTGGAGCTCCTGCGTCAAGGCCAGATCGAGCGGGTCGCGTTGACGGAGACCGAGATCCGCGGTGTGGCCCGGCCGGGTGCCCTGCCCGCCCCCGAGGCCGCACCGGCCTCGGACCGGCTGCGCCAGCTGCTGGGCAGCGACGAGGAGCCGCGGGTGTTCACGGTCACGCGCATCCCCGGCGTCGACGATCAGTGGCTGCTCCGCGAGCTTGAGCAGCACAAGGTCGAGTTCGCCGGCCGCATCGAGACGACCTTCTGGCGAGACCTGCTGTTCGGCTGGATCATCCCGCTGGCGATCATGGTCGGCATCTGGATCTTCCTGATGCGGCGTGTGGGCGGCGGGCCCACCCAGGCGCTCTCCTTCGGCCGCAGCAAGCACAAGATCTACGACCGCAAGGAGCTCAAGACGACATTCCACGACGTCGCCGGGGTCGACGAGGCCAAGGCCGAGCTCGTGGAGATCGTGGATTTCCTCAAGAATCCCAAGAAGTATCAGCGCCTGGGCGGGCGCATCCCCAAGGGCGTGCTCCTGGTCGGGCCGCCCGGCACGGGCAAGACGCTCCTGGCCCGCGCGGTCGCCGGCGAGGCCGACGTCCCCTTCTTCACCCTGTCGGGCTCGGAGTTCGTGGAGATGTTCGTCGGCGTGGGCGCCTCCCGGGTCCGTGACCTCTTCGAACAGGCCAAGGACAAGGCGCCCTGCATCGTCTTCATCGACGAGCTGGACGCCATCGGCAAGTCGCGGGCCGGGTCCACCGGCTTCGTGGGCGGTCACGACGAGCGCGAGCAGACGCTCAACCAGCTCCTGGCCGAGATGGACGGCTTCGACTCCTCGAAGGGCGTCATCATCATGGCCGCCACCAATCGGCCCGAGGTCCTGGACCAGGCGCTTCTGCGCCCCGGCCGGTTCGATCGCCAGATCGTGGTCGACAAGCCCGACGTCAGGGGCCGCGAGGCCATTCTCCGATTGCACGCTCGGGCCGTCGTCCTGGGCCCGGACGTCAACCTGGCCGTCATCGCCGCCCGGACGCCGGGCTTCGCCGGCGCCGACCTCGCCAACATCGTCAACGAAGCGGCCCTGCTGGCCGCCCGCAAGGACAAGGCCGCCGTGGAGATGGCGGACTTCGAGGAGGCCATCGACCGCGTGGTGGCCGGCCTGGAGAAGAAGAGCCGGGTGCTGTCCGACAAGGAGCGTGACATCGTCGCCCACCACGAGATGGGGCACGCCCTGGTGGCGGTCTCCGTCGCCCACGCCGACCCCGTGCACAAGATCACGATCATTCCCCGCGGCATCGCCGCGCTGGGCATGACCTATCAGCTTCCCACCGAGGACCGGTTTCTCTTGACGCGGAGCGAGCTGGAGGACCGGATCGCCGTTCTGCTGGGGGGCCGGGTGGCCGAGGAGCTCGTGTACGGCGAGGTCTCCACCGGGGCCCACAACGACCTCGAGCGGGCGACCGATCTGGCCCGGCTCATGGTCATGAAGTACGGCATGTCCGAGCGCGTAGGGCTCGTCACGTTCGGCGAGCGCACGCCCCTGTTTCTCAAGGGAACCGGTATGCCCTGGGCAGGGGAGCGCGACTGGAGCGAGGACACCGCCCGGATCATCGACGCCGAGGTGCGGGAGATCCTGGATCGCACGCACGACCGGGTCCGGGGAATCCTCACCACCAAGAAGGCGATCCTGGTGGCAGCCGCCACCGAACTGAAGCGAGTAGAGACCCTGGAAGGCGAGCGGCTGCGCCGGGTGCTGGCGGGCGAGAAGCTGGAGGAGGGCCGGGCATGA
- a CDS encoding cytochrome c, with the protein MSFLRSRFVQAVLILVLAAVLLRYGIRPPAPWSVFTLYMAIVFMGVLVFVSADADSWRSFVRPLWSVLVDRDKRYLRYGLMIVIPLLLGYYAYTQAAARPQAPPELRAVHPAPPDSIDLRGKPFNISGAENPLRKDQASYATHVAAGAAIYFRNCMYCHGDNLDGQGHFAPGFNPPPANFQDPGTIAMLQEAYLFWRIAKGGPGLPSESTPWNSVMPAWEDRLTEEQMWQVIMFLYDFTGQQPRRWESH; encoded by the coding sequence ATGAGCTTCCTGCGGTCCCGCTTCGTCCAGGCGGTCCTCATCCTGGTCCTGGCGGCCGTGCTCCTGCGCTATGGCATCCGGCCGCCCGCGCCCTGGAGCGTGTTCACGCTCTACATGGCCATCGTCTTCATGGGCGTGCTCGTCTTCGTGTCCGCCGACGCCGACTCCTGGCGCAGCTTCGTCCGTCCGCTATGGTCCGTGCTGGTCGACCGCGACAAGCGCTACCTCCGGTATGGCCTGATGATCGTGATCCCGCTGCTGCTCGGCTACTACGCGTACACGCAGGCGGCGGCCAGGCCGCAGGCCCCCCCCGAGCTGCGGGCCGTGCATCCGGCGCCGCCCGATTCGATCGACCTTCGCGGCAAGCCGTTCAACATCTCGGGCGCCGAGAACCCGTTGCGCAAGGACCAGGCGAGCTACGCCACGCACGTCGCCGCGGGGGCGGCGATCTACTTCCGCAATTGCATGTACTGCCACGGCGACAACCTGGACGGCCAGGGCCACTTCGCCCCGGGCTTCAATCCGCCGCCCGCGAACTTCCAGGACCCCGGCACGATCGCCATGCTCCAGGAAGCCTACCTGTTCTGGCGCATCGCCAAGGGCGGCCCCGGGCTGCCCAGCGAGTCGACGCCCTGGAACTCGGTCATGCCCGCCTGGGAGGACCGCCTCACCGAGGAGCAGATGTGGCAGGTCATCATGTTCCTGTACGACTTCACGGGTCAGCAACCCCGGCGATGGGAGTCGCATTGA
- a CDS encoding cytochrome ubiquinol oxidase subunit I → MACDRWNKLVCLALFAAVVLVLLATLSAGAQDTTGEPAYRSFPVLGSRLAVWAVAQLHLNFAAFILGVPIFAVIIEIIGWRTRDARYDWLSHEFVKLTFAAFSTTALLGALLLFLFVGYYPRFWTYMTSIFFPTYWIYALLFFAETFIVYLWYYGWDWLSGPRKWIHVGLGVLANLVGTSILVVANSWVTFMISPGGVNEAGQLTSLGAAINNFTWMPINIHRLIANIVFGGTIAGAYAAFKFLSAETDEERARYDWMGYVGNFVAISAFIVLPFAGYWLGREIYAFNQTMGITMMGGFMSWLWIVQAILIGILFLGSNYYLWLGMERIPGSERYRKFVPPMLFILVIGFLIWATPRSMVVTLDEARAMGGTHHPILGFLGVMSAKNTVVNLMILTTFLSYILYRRANRISTRSWAGMAMAVQWAAFGVAAVIVVFYGVYGYFVESMVRIGFSVYQVLAVLACIVLVMAIDIPLFRGARSTGTIRWGTIAARSQYVLIILAVTFTWLMGLMGFARSGIRQHWHVYGILRDTSPEAVTPALGYAANVITVITVVFFALVMFIFWLGGLGEKGKAKAHGQAAAPAIAGGSDVRPS, encoded by the coding sequence ATGGCATGTGATCGGTGGAACAAGCTCGTCTGCCTCGCGCTGTTCGCCGCCGTCGTCCTGGTCCTCCTGGCAACGCTCAGCGCCGGCGCGCAGGACACCACCGGGGAGCCTGCCTACCGCAGTTTCCCGGTGCTGGGCTCCCGGCTCGCCGTGTGGGCGGTGGCTCAGCTGCACCTGAACTTCGCCGCCTTCATCCTGGGCGTGCCCATCTTCGCCGTCATCATCGAGATCATCGGCTGGCGCACCCGCGACGCGCGCTACGACTGGCTGTCCCACGAGTTCGTCAAGCTCACCTTCGCCGCCTTCTCGACCACGGCGCTGCTGGGAGCGTTGCTGCTCTTCCTCTTCGTCGGCTACTACCCGCGGTTCTGGACGTACATGACGTCCATCTTCTTCCCGACGTACTGGATCTACGCGCTGCTGTTCTTCGCCGAGACGTTCATCGTCTACCTCTGGTACTACGGCTGGGACTGGCTGAGCGGCCCCCGGAAGTGGATTCACGTCGGTCTCGGGGTGCTGGCCAACCTGGTCGGCACCTCCATCCTCGTCGTGGCCAACTCCTGGGTGACCTTCATGATCTCCCCCGGCGGCGTGAACGAGGCGGGGCAGCTCACCTCGCTGGGCGCGGCCATCAACAACTTCACCTGGATGCCCATCAACATCCACCGGCTGATCGCCAACATCGTGTTCGGAGGGACCATCGCCGGGGCCTACGCGGCCTTCAAGTTCCTCTCGGCCGAGACGGACGAGGAACGAGCCCGCTACGACTGGATGGGCTACGTGGGCAATTTCGTGGCTATCTCGGCGTTCATCGTCCTGCCCTTCGCGGGCTACTGGCTGGGCCGGGAAATCTACGCCTTCAACCAGACGATGGGCATCACGATGATGGGCGGCTTCATGTCGTGGCTGTGGATCGTGCAGGCCATCCTCATCGGCATCCTGTTCCTGGGCTCGAACTACTATCTGTGGCTGGGGATGGAGCGCATCCCCGGCTCGGAGCGCTACCGCAAGTTCGTCCCGCCGATGCTCTTCATCCTGGTCATCGGCTTCTTGATCTGGGCCACGCCGCGCTCGATGGTGGTGACGCTCGACGAGGCCCGGGCGATGGGTGGCACCCACCACCCCATCCTCGGATTCCTCGGCGTCATGTCGGCCAAGAACACCGTGGTCAACCTGATGATCCTCACGACGTTCTTGTCGTACATCCTCTATCGGCGCGCCAACCGTATCTCCACCCGGTCGTGGGCAGGCATGGCCATGGCCGTGCAGTGGGCGGCGTTCGGCGTGGCCGCCGTCATCGTCGTGTTCTACGGTGTCTACGGCTACTTCGTGGAATCCATGGTGCGCATCGGCTTCTCGGTCTATCAGGTGCTGGCGGTGCTGGCCTGCATCGTGCTCGTCATGGCCATCGACATCCCGCTCTTCCGCGGGGCCCGGTCCACCGGGACCATTCGCTGGGGCACGATCGCGGCCCGCTCACAGTACGTGCTGATCATTCTGGCCGTGACCTTCACCTGGCTGATGGGACTCATGGGGTTCGCGCGCTCGGGGATCCGCCAGCACTGGCACGTGTACGGCATCCTCCGCGATACCTCTCCCGAGGCGGTCACCCCGGCCCTGGGCTATGCCGCCAACGTCATCACGGTCATCACCGTCGTGTTCTTCGCGCTGGTCATGTTCATCTTCTGGCTGGGCGGGCTCGGGGAGAAGGGCAAAGCCAAGGCTCATGGCCAGGCCGCGGCGCCGGCGATCGCCGGCGGCAGCGACGTGCGCCCCTCCTGA